Proteins encoded together in one Candidatus Neomarinimicrobiota bacterium window:
- a CDS encoding LamG domain-containing protein, whose amino-acid sequence MKKLLISLLFLLGAMQAAWGQISGSYLSDGGSFAIFDGTNDHLQITPAEMGTAFQFTGSFSMEAWVYREDWSVTPASNQSILSYTQFGGYALQLRSSGNLAFKVYSSTAEAYEYTEYAYTGLSAGWHHIAVVRITNPSASHRLYIDGSQVATSSGSGGTLDYRNDNYFEIGAESHDSSAPESGHYFEGAIDEVRIWDALLGGTEISDWMYKIITSSDRPSYYADLVGYYKLDTDWPSEYGGFLDDASGNVGGSGDYDLTGSNYTTDNAPRLIDGHYRVGHLDHLVWMSVSSGSRLDYTYKQANNIDASASASLNSGEGFNP is encoded by the coding sequence ATGAAAAAATTACTGATATCACTACTATTTCTATTGGGGGCAATGCAGGCTGCCTGGGGACAAATTTCAGGAAGCTACCTTTCTGATGGCGGCAGTTTTGCCATTTTTGATGGGACAAACGACCACCTGCAAATTACTCCCGCTGAAATGGGCACGGCATTTCAATTTACTGGATCCTTTTCCATGGAAGCATGGGTGTATCGTGAAGACTGGAGTGTAACTCCTGCTTCGAATCAATCAATCTTGTCCTACACCCAATTCGGTGGGTATGCGCTTCAACTTCGGTCCTCAGGCAATCTGGCTTTTAAAGTCTATAGCTCAACGGCTGAAGCGTATGAATACACTGAATATGCTTATACGGGGTTGTCTGCTGGGTGGCATCATATTGCTGTGGTCAGAATTACAAATCCAAGTGCCTCACACCGCCTCTATATCGATGGCTCTCAGGTAGCCACATCTTCCGGGAGCGGTGGAACCTTAGACTATCGTAACGATAATTATTTTGAAATCGGAGCTGAGAGCCACGATTCATCCGCCCCGGAATCGGGGCATTATTTTGAGGGAGCCATTGACGAGGTTAGAATTTGGGACGCGCTTCTGGGTGGAACTGAAATCTCCGATTGGATGTATAAAATCATTACCAGCTCTGACAGACCCTCCTATTATGCTGATCTGGTAGGCTATTATAAACTTGATACTGACTGGCCTTCAGAATACGGCGGTTTCCTGGATGATGCATCTGGAAATGTGGGTGGGAGTGGGGATTATGATCTCACGGGAAGCAATTATACCACCGACAACGCCCCTAGACTGATTGATGGTCATTATAGGGTAGGACATCTGGACCATCTCGTTTGGATGAGTGTTAGTTCTGGTAGTCGCTTAGATTATACCTATAAACAGGCCAATAATATTGATGCCAGTGCATCAGCCAGTCTGAACAGCGGAGAGGGATTTAACCCCA